In Pseudonocardia sp. DSM 110487, the sequence GAGGTTCGCGACCGCGCCGCGCAGCGCGTCACCGCCGACGAGGTCGAGCACCGCATCGACCCGTCCCGGCACCGGCGCGCCGGGCGCGAGCGGGGCGGCCCCCAGCCCGGCCAGCAGCTCGTGCTTGCCATGGCTCGCGATGCCCACCACCTCGACCCCACGGGACCGGAAGAGCTGCACCGCCGCCAGCCCGACGCCACCGCCCGCCCCGACCACCAGCAGCGTCGCGGCCGGCGGAAGGGCGAGCTGGACCAGCGCGTCGTACGCCGTCGCCGCGGCGACCGGCAGCACCGCCGCGTCGGTGACAGCGACCTCGGACGGGCGGAGCGCGGCGAACGACACCGGCACGCGCGCGAACTCCGCCCACCCGCCCGCCGAGCCGACCGTGCCGCCGAAGACCTCGTCGCCGGGCGCGAAGCCCGACATCCCCGCGCCGAGCCGCTCCACCGTGCCTGCGACCTCGCGGCCGAGCGCCACCGGCGGTTCGAGGGGCAGGTCGGCGCGGCGCAGCCCAGCCCGCACCTTCCAGTCGGCGGGGTTCACCCCCGACGCCGCGACGCGCACGAGGAGCTCGCCCGGCCCTGGCTCGGGCACCGGGAGGTCGAGGAACGCCTCCGTCTCCGCACCGCCGTACCGGGTGAATCCGTATGCCTTCATGCGGATCATTCAATCGCGTCACGGGGCGCGTAACGGAGGCACGGCGGCGGACGAGCGTCCGACATGCCGACGATCGCACTCGCCTTTCCCATCCCACCCGAGAAGTACGAGACCTGGCGCGCGGCCATCACGTCCCTCGCCGGCGAGCGCCGCGCCGAGTACGACGCCTCGCGACGCCGTCTGGGGGTCGAGCGCTCGAGGACCTGGGTGCAGCAGACGCCGCACGGCCCGGTC encodes:
- a CDS encoding NADP-dependent oxidoreductase produces the protein MKAYGFTRYGGAETEAFLDLPVPEPGPGELLVRVAASGVNPADWKVRAGLRRADLPLEPPVALGREVAGTVERLGAGMSGFAPGDEVFGGTVGSAGGWAEFARVPVSFAALRPSEVAVTDAAVLPVAAATAYDALVQLALPPAATLLVVGAGGGVGLAAVQLFRSRGVEVVGIASHGKHELLAGLGAAPLAPGAPVPGRVDAVLDLVGGDALRGAVANLDGNARVILSAADHAGVAALGGRPVERVRSGERLAAVARLVADGSLDPNVTEVRPFDEAGSALAVVEGGHARGKIVLRIP